A window of Tripterygium wilfordii isolate XIE 37 chromosome 7, ASM1340144v1, whole genome shotgun sequence contains these coding sequences:
- the LOC120002568 gene encoding uncharacterized protein LOC120002568, with the protein MASDQSTDRGRTTSGRGRVSRRDRPIIGNMAYSHPSAIASSPSSVNSIEPTSQYHPTLSSPSHFTADMLTGVSPPPIPHIPHDIPHAPSTQGPPLDTEGASGSSSQNIGVVPPQNSLILIRPASAALFDPFDVTRKINEITKTKYERAVTQWSDFTPEEKEGYFKEFKSKFTWDPAHDVAIKKLWNKKSGELFRGMMHRARENPTKAVWIRSAVLSELQRIWDGPEYKKKREQGKKNRASEDSCSHTDGSIPHTEYRKRMINFE; encoded by the exons ATGGCTAGTGATCAGTCGACCGACCGTGGTCGTACTACATCCGGTCGAGGTCGTGTCTCTCGCCGTGACAGACCCATCATAGGGAATATGGCATATTCGCACCCTAGTGCCATAGCCTCCTCGCCCTCCTCTGTGAATTCTATTGAACCAACCAGTCAATATCATCCTACTTTATCATCTCCTAGTCACTTCACGGCTGATATGTTGACAGGGGTTTCACCTCCACCTATCCCTCATATCCCACATGATATCCCACATGCACCCAGCACGCAGGGCCCACCATTGGACACAGAGGGTGCCAGTGGCTCTTCTTCCCAGAATATTGGGGTAGTGCCTCCTCAAAATAGCCTTATACTGATACGGCCTGCTTCGGCTGCTCT TTTTGATCCTTTTGATGTTACTCGGAAGATAAACGAGATCACAAAGACCAAGTATGAACGAGCCGTGACACAATGGAGTGATTTTACTCCCGAGGAAAAAGAAGGTTACTTTAAGGAGTTCAag AGTAAATTTACATGGGACCCTGCTCATGATGTTGCAATAAAGAAATTGTGGAATAAGAAGAGTGGAGAATTATTTCGGGGCATGATGCATAGGGCACGAGAAAACCCCACCAAAGCTGTCTGGATCCGCAGTGCAGTCCTTTCTGAACTTCAACGTATTTGGGATGGACCAGAgtacaagaagaaaagagaacaggGGAAGAAAAATCGAGCATCTGAGGATAGTTGTTCTCACACTGATGGCTCTATCCCTCACACGGAGTATCGTAAGAGAATGATAAATTTTGagtaa